A single region of the Salipaludibacillus sp. LMS25 genome encodes:
- a CDS encoding aromatic ring-hydroxylating dioxygenase subunit alpha — MNISTKMKNQLLSQSPPTDLFNSRHFENVKLPCEEAKTLPSWCYTSDKWYNKEVEKIILPSWHFVGHISELENIGDYKTIDFQKYKLLIIKGKDNVIRAFHNSCRHRGSKLLKEHGNCKSIRCCYHSWNYAIDGTLTSAPYMENIKKEENGLLNIHCQVAQGLIFINLNDNPIPLEEYLGDFIENIKPYSLEQMTCVKTKEYTLDSNWKLYIEVDMETYHTPHIHTHSIGKQLVEDVIGSGDWVSVYHPSERTVALAPEDRTKGFPHISGLYGRAAKGIFFTVIFPGFFIVTAQDSMWWIHKIPEGPEKTKVKIGYCFPKETTNRSDFKEKAELYFRRWDQVIDEDNWITEFQQEAIRSSIPGHYSHLESVVHKLDNWIIERVID, encoded by the coding sequence TTGAATATTTCAACTAAAATGAAAAATCAATTATTATCTCAATCCCCCCCAACAGATCTTTTTAATAGCCGTCATTTTGAAAACGTTAAGTTACCTTGTGAAGAGGCAAAGACATTACCTAGTTGGTGCTACACGTCAGATAAATGGTATAACAAAGAAGTCGAAAAGATCATTTTGCCTTCTTGGCATTTTGTAGGTCATATAAGCGAATTGGAAAATATCGGCGACTATAAAACGATCGATTTTCAGAAATATAAGCTTTTAATTATAAAAGGAAAAGACAATGTTATTAGAGCTTTTCATAACTCTTGCAGGCATAGAGGTTCAAAACTTCTTAAAGAGCATGGAAACTGTAAATCGATTCGATGTTGTTACCATAGTTGGAATTATGCAATAGATGGGACTCTTACAAGCGCCCCTTATATGGAAAATATAAAGAAAGAAGAAAATGGTTTACTAAATATCCACTGTCAAGTAGCACAAGGTTTAATTTTTATAAATTTAAACGATAATCCCATCCCACTTGAAGAGTACTTAGGCGACTTCATAGAAAATATCAAACCATATTCACTTGAACAGATGACATGTGTAAAGACTAAAGAATACACTCTTGATTCTAACTGGAAACTATACATTGAAGTAGATATGGAAACATATCATACGCCTCATATTCATACACATTCTATAGGAAAGCAACTAGTTGAGGACGTAATTGGTAGTGGTGATTGGGTATCTGTTTACCACCCATCGGAAAGGACGGTTGCTCTAGCTCCTGAAGATCGAACTAAAGGATTCCCCCACATTTCAGGCTTATACGGAAGAGCTGCAAAGGGTATTTTTTTTACTGTTATCTTCCCTGGTTTTTTTATTGTAACAGCCCAAGATTCTATGTGGTGGATTCATAAAATCCCCGAAGGTCCAGAAAAAACAAAAGTAAAAATTGGCTACTGTTTCCCTAAAGAAACAACTAACAGATCAGATTTTAAAGAAAAAGCAGAACTCTATTTTAGAAGGTGGGACCAAGTTATTGATGAAGATAATTGGATAACCGAGTTCCAACAAGAAGCTATTAGATCAAGCATACCTGGCCATTATT
- a CDS encoding DNA-binding protein has protein sequence MDGVAFGLFLLAIGFSIMGYFIGKGLQNFSRPDKGHNYNLLIKESDLKFYLNVSQGEVEDLLHKYPNPPKVELKGTNYYLYNQLMDWLSSNDLPTK, from the coding sequence ATGGATGGAGTGGCTTTTGGGTTATTCTTATTAGCTATTGGATTTAGTATTATGGGATACTTTATAGGAAAAGGCTTACAAAATTTTAGCCGTCCAGATAAAGGGCACAATTATAATCTCTTAATAAAAGAAAGCGATTTAAAATTCTATCTTAATGTAAGTCAAGGCGAAGTAGAAGACTTATTACATAAATACCCTAATCCGCCTAAGGTAGAGCTTAAAGGGACAAACTATTATTTGTATAACCAATTGATGGATTGGCTGTCGTCTAATGACCTTCCTACTAAATGA
- a CDS encoding DUF72 domain-containing protein codes for MSQINIGLSGWGDHYTLYEGLTSAAKKLEAYAGHFTIVELDSSFYAIPPERNIMKWLNETPPTFQFVVKAYQGMTGHQRGDIPFETKEEMFAAFNTAIKPLKKAGKLAGVLCQFPPWFDCQRKHVDYLRLVRQQLSEFDAILEFRHQSWYAGEMKEKTLDYMKEDNWIHSICDEPQAGERSIPFIPETTNTKKAFVRFHGRNVAAWTKPVKGQEWRDVRYLYDYSHHELAELAEHIRKIGSSVPDTYVIFNNNSGGHAAGNAQFFIKELGISYEGLAPKQLNLFDE; via the coding sequence ATGAGTCAGATTAACATCGGCCTTAGTGGTTGGGGAGATCACTATACACTTTATGAAGGGCTCACATCAGCTGCTAAGAAGCTTGAAGCATATGCAGGGCATTTCACGATTGTTGAATTAGATTCATCGTTTTACGCTATTCCACCTGAAAGAAATATTATGAAATGGTTAAATGAGACTCCGCCGACCTTTCAATTTGTCGTTAAAGCTTATCAAGGCATGACAGGGCATCAGCGGGGAGATATTCCTTTTGAAACGAAGGAAGAGATGTTCGCGGCATTTAACACGGCCATAAAACCATTAAAAAAGGCGGGGAAATTAGCAGGCGTTCTTTGTCAGTTTCCACCTTGGTTTGATTGTCAACGTAAACATGTGGATTATTTGCGGCTAGTTCGCCAGCAATTAAGTGAATTCGATGCTATTCTTGAATTTAGACATCAATCATGGTACGCTGGAGAGATGAAAGAAAAAACCCTCGACTATATGAAAGAAGATAACTGGATACATAGTATATGTGATGAACCTCAAGCAGGGGAACGATCGATTCCCTTTATTCCAGAAACGACCAATACTAAAAAAGCTTTTGTACGATTCCATGGACGGAATGTTGCGGCATGGACGAAACCAGTGAAAGGTCAGGAATGGCGGGATGTCCGTTATTTATATGATTATTCCCATCATGAATTAGCTGAATTAGCTGAGCATATAAGAAAAATAGGGTCTTCAGTTCCTGACACTTATGTGATTTTTAACAATAATTCAGGTGGGCACGCCGCGGGGAATGCCCAATTCTTTATAAAAGAACTTGGCATTTCGTATGAAGGGCTAGCACCAAAACAATTAAACTTATTTGATGAATAA
- a CDS encoding AraC family transcriptional regulator — MDWIERLNRAIDYIELNLSNDIDAKEVAKLACCPEYHFPRMFSSMTGGSLSEYIRRRRLSQAAFELQNNSDIRIIDLALKYGYDSPDAFSRAFKNLHGVTPTVARSRGIKLKAFPRLSFQMTIKGDVEMDYRIEVLDCDVEIVGVKQKVMTKDAPNRIPELWKRANEEGLLQRLIDMSWENPQCKIEGIVGVCGKQGIITDEEFDYFMGCRYTNKVVNDMEKIVIPKSTWAVFPNITDAWKRLYTEWLPTSGYELADLPCIENYLAPDRVPNNELWVPVIPKSFLGN, encoded by the coding sequence ATGGATTGGATAGAGAGATTAAATAGAGCAATAGATTATATTGAACTAAATTTATCGAATGATATAGATGCTAAAGAAGTAGCAAAGCTGGCTTGCTGCCCTGAGTATCATTTTCCAAGAATGTTCTCGTCAATGACAGGAGGATCTTTATCAGAATATATTCGGCGTAGACGTTTATCACAAGCTGCATTTGAACTTCAAAATAACTCTGACATTCGAATTATTGACCTTGCTCTTAAGTATGGATATGATTCTCCAGATGCTTTCAGTCGTGCTTTTAAAAACCTCCATGGGGTTACTCCAACAGTAGCCCGTAGTAGAGGGATTAAATTAAAAGCCTTCCCAAGACTATCTTTTCAAATGACAATAAAAGGGGATGTAGAAATGGACTATAGAATCGAAGTGTTAGATTGTGATGTTGAGATTGTGGGAGTTAAACAAAAAGTTATGACTAAGGATGCTCCTAATAGAATCCCAGAATTATGGAAAAGGGCAAATGAGGAGGGATTATTACAACGACTTATAGACATGTCATGGGAGAATCCACAATGTAAAATAGAAGGAATTGTAGGTGTGTGTGGAAAACAGGGAATTATCACGGATGAAGAGTTTGATTACTTTATGGGTTGCCGTTATACGAACAAAGTCGTTAATGATATGGAAAAAATAGTGATACCTAAAAGTACATGGGCTGTTTTCCCGAATATTACTGACGCCTGGAAGCGTCTATATACCGAGTGGCTACCTACTTCCGGCTATGAATTGGCAGACTTACCTTGCATTGAGAATTATTTAGCACCTGATAGAGTACCTAATAATGAGCTTTGGGTGCCAGTAATACCTAAATCATTTTTGGGAAATTAA